The genomic segment TCAGAATTCAAACCTAATTCTGGTAAAATCGGACTGACTAAAGCAGCAGTTGTGATAAGTGCCACCGTTGAAGAACCTTGAGCTGTTTTCAGAGCAGCAGCTATAATAAAAGGTAAAAAGATTCCCAGGTGATACTGAGATAAGGTATTTCCCAGATATTCTCCAATTGGGGTAGCTTTCAAAATTGCTCCAAAAGCTCCACCAGCCCCGGTAATCATTATGATAGATGCAGCATTTTTGAGTCCTTCCCCAACCCAGCCATTTATATATTCTTCACTCCATCTGGGTAACAACCTGAAAGCAATGAAAATACCAATTATTAACGCTACAGTCGGATCTCCAAAGAAATCAAAGAAGGTTTTAATTCCACCTTCACCAAATGGATGGCTTGGAAAATCAGCAATTGATTTTAAAGTAATCAAAATGATAGGAACAACAATTGGTGCAAAAGCATCTATTGGCTTTGGTAGGTCAATATCCCCTTCTTTAGTTTCCACTTCAATATCTGGTTCAATATAATATCTGGATGCAATTTTTGTAGACCATAGGTAACCAGCCAGGATAGCAGGAATAGCAACAATTAATCCGAATAAGATCACGAGTCCTAAATCAGCATTAAGAGTTCCAGCTGCTGCAATTGGCCCAGGAGTTGGTGGAACAAGTGTATGAGTTGCATATAAACCAGTCGATAAAGCTACAGCCATTGTAGCCATGGAGATTTTAGCTTTTTTAGCCAGAGATTTATTTAAGGATGATAAAATAACAAAACCACTATCACAGAATACAGGAATAGAAACTATAGCACCGGTAATCGACATAGCTAAAGCAGATTTTGCTTTACCAACCCAACCCAATACAGTATTGGCCATGGTTAAAGTACCGCGGGATTTTTCCAATAAAGTTCCAATAATAGTTCCTGCTATAATAACAATTCCGATATAACTCAAAATACCTCCAAAACCACCTGTCACCGTCTTAATAACCTCAAGAGGTTCCATTCCTGATAAAAGGCCTACACCAAATGCAGCAAGAAGCAATACTAGAAATGCATGCATTTTTATCCTTGCTGTCATCAGAACAATAAAAGCAACCGCCGCCGCTAAAATAACAAGCAACAAAGGCCCTTGTATCATAATTGTATCATCCCCCTTTTATTTATTTTTCTTATCAGCTTTTTTTATTAGTCACCTCCTTAAAGCTGATAAGAAAGAGTTATCATCCGCCCTATACTTTCACCCAATTCCTCCAATAAAATCGGTGTTTTT from the Anoxybacter fermentans genome contains:
- a CDS encoding GntP family permease — encoded protein: MIQGPLLLVILAAAVAFIVLMTARIKMHAFLVLLLAAFGVGLLSGMEPLEVIKTVTGGFGGILSYIGIVIIAGTIIGTLLEKSRGTLTMANTVLGWVGKAKSALAMSITGAIVSIPVFCDSGFVILSSLNKSLAKKAKISMATMAVALSTGLYATHTLVPPTPGPIAAAGTLNADLGLVILFGLIVAIPAILAGYLWSTKIASRYYIEPDIEVETKEGDIDLPKPIDAFAPIVVPIILITLKSIADFPSHPFGEGGIKTFFDFFGDPTVALIIGIFIAFRLLPRWSEEYINGWVGEGLKNAASIIMITGAGGAFGAILKATPIGEYLGNTLSQYHLGIFLPFIIAAALKTAQGSSTVALITTAALVSPILPELGLNSEVARALVVMSIGAGAMTISHANDSYFWVVSQFSNLDTSTAYKTHSLATLIQGITTIIVVFILSTIFV